In a genomic window of Glycine max cultivar Williams 82 chromosome 13, Glycine_max_v4.0, whole genome shotgun sequence:
- the LOC100778337 gene encoding putative disease resistance RPP13-like protein 1, which produces MESLTSNYSFPFVHSNPFPTMALEFVGGAVLSSFLQVTFDRLGSHQVLDFFRGRKLDETLLSKLKVKLLSIDALADDAEQKQFRDSRVKAWLVAVKDAVHESEDVLDEIEYEHSKCQVEAEPESQTCTCKVPNFFKSSPLSSFNKEVKSRMEQLIGSLEFLSSQKGDLGLNNASGVGSGFGSEVSQKSPSTSLVVESVIYGRDNDKEMIINWLTSDSGNHSKLSILSIVGMGGMGKTTLAQHAYNDPRIDDVFDIKAWVCVSDDFTVFKVTRTILEAITKSTDDSRNLQMVHERLLVELKDKKFLLVLDDVWNEKLDEWVAVQTPLYFGAEGSRIIVTTRNKKVASSMRSKEHYLQQLQEDYCWQLFAEHAFQNANPQSNPDFMKIGMKIVEKCKGLPLALKTMGSLLHTKSILEWKGILESEIWELDNSDIVPALALSYHHIPSHLKRCFAYCALFPKGYLFDKECLIQFWMAQKLLQCHQQSKSPEEIGEQYFNDLLSRSFFQESSNIEGGRCFVMHDLLNDLAKYVSEDMCFRLEVDQAKTIPKATRHFSVVVNDYRYFEGFGTLYDTKRLHTFMSTTDCRDSHEYYWRCRMSIHELISKFKFLRFLSLSYWHRLTEVPDSIGNLKHLRSLDLSHTSIRKLPESTCSLYNLQILKLNDCKYLKELPSNLHKLTYLRYLEFMNTGVRKLPAHLGKQKNLLVLINSFDVGKSREFTIQQLGELNLHGRLSIGRLQNVENPSDASAVDLKNKTHLMQLELKWDYNGNLDDSSKERDEIVIENLEPSKHLERLSIRNYGGKHFPNWLLHNSLLNVVSLVLDRCQSCQRLPPLGLLPLLKNLEISGLDGIVSTGADFHGNSSSSFTSLEKLKFYNMREWEKWECQNVTSAFPSLQHLSIKECPKLKGNLPLSVPLVHLRTLTIQDCKNLLGNDGWLEFGGEQFTIRGQNMEATLLETSGHIISDTCLKKLYVYSCPEMNIPMSRCYDFLESLTICDGCNSLMTFSLDLFPTLRRLRLWECRNLQRISQKHAHNHVMYMTINECPQLELLHILLPSLEELLIKDCPKVLPFPDVGLPSNLNRLTLYNCSKFITSPEIALGAHPSLKTLEIGKLDLESFHAQDLLPHSLRYLCIYDCPSLQYLPEGLCHHSSLRELFLLSCPRLQCLPDEDLPKSISTLVIRYCPLLQPRCQRPEGEDCGKIAHIENLFIID; this is translated from the coding sequence ATGGAGTCATTGACTTCTAATTACTCGTTTCCATTCGTCCACTCCAACCCTTTTCCTACCATGGCGTTAGAATTCGTTGGTGGTGCTGTTCTCTCTTCTTTCCTTCAGGTTACATTTGACAGGCTGGGTTCTCATCAAGTTCTGGACTTCTTTCGTGGAAGAAAACTCGATGAGACGCTACTGAGCAAGTTGAAGGTGAAGTTACTGTCCATAGATGCTCTAGCTGATGATGCAGAACAAAAGCAGTTCAGAGATTCACGTGTGAAAGCATGGCTTGTTGCTGTCAAAGATGCGGTGCATGAGTCAGAGGATGTCTTGGATGAAATAGAATACGAACACTCCAAATGCCAAGTGGAAGCTGAACCTGAATCTCAAACCTGTACTTGCAAGGTACCAAATTTCTTCAAATCTTCTCCTCTTAGTTCCTTTAACAAGGAAGTTAAATCAAGGATGGAACAACTCATTGGCAGCCTAGAATTTCTCTCGAGCCAAAAGGGTGATCTAGGTTTGAACAATGCTAGTGGTGTTGGATCTGGATTCGGTAGTGAAGTGTCACAGAAATCACCATCAACATCTTTGGTGGTTGAAAGTGTTATTTATGGCAGAGATAATGACAAGGAAATGATAATTAATTGGCTCACTTCTGACTCTGGCAACCACAGTAAGTTATCAATACTTTCTATTGTGGGTATGGGCGGAATGGGTAAAACCACACTTGCCCAACATGCATACAATGACCCAAGGATAGATGATGTATTTGACATCAAAGCTTGGGTCTGTGTTTcagatgattttactgttttcaAGGTAACAAGAACAATTCTTGAGGCAATCACTAAGTCAACTGATGATAGTAGAAACCTACAGATGGTTCATGAAAGATTGCTAGTAGAGTTGAAAGATAAAAAGTTTCTTCTTGTTTTGGATGATGTTTGGAACGAAAAACTGGACGAATGGGTAGCTGTGCAGACTCCTCTATATTTTGGGGCTGAGGGAAGTAGAATCATTGTCACAACACGCAATAAGAAAGTTGCTTCTAGCATGAGGTCAAAAGAACACTACCTGCAGCAATTACAAGAAGATTATTGTTGGCAGTTGTTTGCAGAACACGCATTCCAAAATGCTAATCCTCAATCAAATCCAGACTTCATGAAGATTGGTATGAAGATAGTTGAAAAATGTAAAGGACTTCCTCTAGCCTTGAAAACAATGGGAAGTCTATTACACACCAAATCTATTTTGGAATGGAAAGGCATATTGGAAAGTGAGATATGGGAATTAGATAATAGTGATATTGTCCCTGCTTTAGCACTTAGCTATCACCACATTCCTTCCCATCTCAAAAGATGTTTTGCTTATTGTGCATTATTTCCCAAAGGTTATTTGTTTGACAAGGAGTGTTTAATTCAGTTCTGGATGGCTCAAAAATTGCTACAATGCCATCAACAGAGTAAGAGTCCAGAAGAAATTGGTGAACAGTACTTCAATGATCTATTATCGAGGTCCTTCTTCCAAGAATCAAGCAACATAGAGGGGGGAAGGTGTTTTGTCATGCATGACCTTCTCAATGATTTGGCAAAATATGTTAGCGAGGACATGTGTTTCAGGCTGGAAGTTGATCAAGCAAAAACCATACCAAAAGCAACCCGTCATTTTTCAGTTGTGGTCAATGATTATCGATATTTTGAAGGTTTTGGAACTTTATATGATACAAAAAGGTTGCATACGTTTATGTCAACAACTGACTGCAGAGATTCTCATGAATATTATTGGAGGTGCAGGATGTCAATACatgagttgatctccaagtttAAGTTCTTACGCTTCTTATCTTTGTCTTATTGGCATAGACTCACAGAGGTGCCTGACTCTATTGGCAATCTTAAACATCTTCGTTCTTTAGACCTTTCCCATACTAGCATAAGAAAACTACCAGAGTCAACTTGTTCACTCTACAACTTGCAAATACTGAAACTGAAtgattgtaaatatttgaagGAGCTGCCCTCAAATTTACATAAACTCACCTATTTGCGATACCTTGAATTTATGAATACTGGAGTGAGAAAGCTGCCAGCACATTTGGGAAAACAGAAGAACCTTCTAGTATTGATAAATTCGTTTGATGTTGGGAAAAGTAGGGAATTCACTATTCAGCAGTTAGGAGAACTCAATCTTCATGGAAGGCTATCAATTGGTAGGCTGCAGAATGTTGAGAATCCATCGGATGCCTCAGCTGtggatttgaaaaataaaacacaccTTATGCAGCTAGAATTAAAATGGGATTACAATGGGAACCTTGATGATTCTtccaaagaaagggatgaaaTTGTAATTGAGAATCTAGAGCCTTCCAAACACTTGGAGAGGTTGTCAATCAGGAACTATGGTGGTAAACATTTTCCAAATTGGTTACTACATAATTCTTTATTGAATGTGGTGTCCTTAGTGTTGGACAGATGTCAATCTTGCCAACGTTTGCCTCCCCTTGGACTCTTGCCATTGCTCAAGAACCTGGAGATTTCAGGCCTTGATGGGATAGTGAGTACTGGTGCTGATTTTCATGGGAATAGCTCTTCCTCATTTACATCCTTGGAAAAATTGAAGTTCTACAATATGAGAGAATGGGAAAAATGGGAATGCCAAAATGTGACAAGTGCTTTTCCAAGTCTTCAACATCTTTCCATAAAGGAATGTCCTAAGCTGAAAGGGAACCTGCCACTGTCCGTGCCGCTTGTTCATTTAAGGACACTAACAATTCAGGACTGCAAAAATCTTCTAGGCAATGATGGATGGTTGGAATTTGGTGGGGAACAATTCACCATCAGGGGACAGAACATGGAAGCAACGTTGCTGGAAACGAGTGGGCACATCATATCTGACACTTGTCTTAAAAAGTTGTATGTTTATTCTTGTCCAGAAATGAATATTCCCATGAGCCGTTGCTACGATTTCCTTGAATCGTTGACCATCTGTGATGGCTGCAACTCTCTAATGACCTTTTCGCTAGATTTATTCCCAACACTTCGGAGACTTCGTCTTTGGGAGTGTCGTAATCTACAGAGGATTTCACAGAAGCACGCTCATAATCATGTGATGTATATGACAATCAATGAGTGTCCTCAATTAGAATTATTGCATATCCTCCTTCCATCTCTGGAGGAGCTACTCATAAAAGATTGTCCAAAAGTTCTGCCTTTCCCTGACGTAGGTTTGCCATCAAATCTAAACAGGTTGACTCTCTATAATTGCTCCAAATTTATAACCTCACCAGAAATAGCTTTGGGAGCCCATCCCTCTCTAAAAACCTTGGAAATTGGAAAACTGGACCTGGAGTCATTTCATGCTCAAGATTTGTTGCCACATTCTCTTCGTTATCTATGCATCTATGACTGCCCCAGCCTCCAATACTTACCAGAGGGTCTCTGCCACCACTCCTCTCTCAGGGAACTGTTTCTTCTGAGCTGCCCCAGGCTCCAATGCTTGCCAGATGAGGATCTGCCCAAGTCCATTTCAACTCTGGTAATTCGGTATTGTCCCTTGCTCCAACCGCGTTGCCAGAGACCAGAAGGCGAAGACTGCGGAAAGATTGCTCATATTGAAAATCTCTTTATTATTGActga
- the LOC100813299 gene encoding protein unc-13 homolog, with product MEEENAIELLQRYRRDRRVLLDFILSGSLIKKVVMPPGAVTLDDVDLDQVSVDYVLNCAKKSTLLELSEAIRDYHDHTGLPQMSDTGSVGEFYLVTDPGSSGSPPRRPPPTVPTAVPPVAVSTPPVFPPSPIVSNVSRSESFDSTQEKELTVDDIEDFEDDDDVAVVEGFRAKRTLNDASDLAVKLPSFSTGISDDDLRETAYEILLACAGATGGLIVPSKEKKKDKKSSLIRKLGRSKSGSVVSQSQNAPGLVGLLETMRVQMEISESMDIRTRQGLLNALVGKVGKRMDTLLIPLELLCCISRSEFSDKKAFIRWQKRQLKVLEEGLVNHPAVGFGESGRKTNELRILLAKIEEAEFLPSSTGELQRTECLRSLREIAIPLAERPARGDLTGEICHWADGYHLNVRLYEKLLLSVFDMLDEGKLTEEVEEILELLKSTWRVLGITETIHQTCYAWVLFRQYVITREHGVLLHALEQLNKIPLMEQRGQQERLHLKSLHSKVEGERDMSFLQSFLTPIQRWTDKQLGDYHLHFNEGSATMEKIVAVAMITRRLLLEEPETSTQSLPISDRDQIEIYISSSIKNAFSRTVQVVDRVDMSHEHPLALLAEELKKFLKKESASFLPILSQRHPQATVVSASLVHKLYGHRLKPFLDSAEHLSEDVISVFPAAESLEQFIMALITSVCHEENAEILLKKLNLYQIEMKSGTLVLRWVNSQLGRILGWVERVIQQEHWDPISPQQRHAGSIVEVYRIVEETVDQFFGLKVPMRFTELNSLFRGIDNALQVYANNVVNELASKEELIPPVPILTRYKKEAGIKAFVKKELFDARVPEPDETRPSQISVLATPTLCVQLNTLYYAISHLNKLEDNIWERWTSKRSQEKLIKKSFDDKSKSFSQKDTFEGSRKVINAAMDRICEYTGTKIVFCDLRVPFMDNLYKPSVSGCRLDALIEPLDMELSQLCDIVVEPLRDRIVTSLLQASLDGLLRVILDGGPSRVFFTGDAKLLEEDLEVLKEFFISGGDGLPRGVVENQVARVRHVIKLHGYETRELIEDLKSASGMEMQGSKSKLGTDSKTLLRILCHRSDSEASQFLKKQYKIPSSSA from the exons AGTGATACAGGTTCAGTTGGTGAGTTTTATTTGGTCACTGATCCTGGGTCTTCAGGTTCTCCTCCCAGGAGGCCACCACCAACTGTTCCAACTGCAGTGCCTCCTGTCGCTGTTTCCACTCCTCCTGTTTTTCCACCATCCCCAATTGTTTCTAATGTATCGAGATCGGAGTCTTTTGACTCTACTCAAGAAAAGGAGCTAACTGTGGATGATATTGAAGACTttgaggatgatgatgatgttgcgGTGGTTGAAGGTTTCAGAGCTAAAAGGACTCTTAATGATGCTTCTGATCTTGCAGTGAAATTGCCTTCTTTCTCCACAG GCATCTCAGATGATGATCTTCGTGAAACTGCATATGAGATCCTCTTGGCTTGTGCTGGAGCCACAGG GGGTCTGATTGTcccatcaaaagaaaaaaagaaagataaaaaatccAGCTTGATTAGGAAGCTTGGGCGCAGCAAAAGTGGAAGTGTTGTATCCCAGTCCCAGAATGCTCCTGGATTAGTTGGCTTGTTGGAAACCATGCGTGTTCAGATGGAG ATATCCGAGTCAATGGATATTAGAACAAGACAAGGCTTGCTAAATGCTCTGGTGGGAAAGGTGGGGAAAAGGATGGATACTCTATTGATTCCTTTGGAGTTGCTTTGCTGTATTTCACGTTCAGAATTTTCTGATAAGAAGGCTTTTATACGTTGGCAAAAGAGGCAG TTAAAAGTTTTAGAGGAGGGGCTTGTTAATCACCCTGCCGTTGGATTTGGTGAATCTGGACGCAAGACAAATGAGTTGAGGATTCTGTTGGCCAAGATTGAAGAAGCAGAG tttctCCCATCTTCAACTGGTGAACTTCAAAGGACAGAATGCTTGAGATCCCTAAGGGAGATTGCCATTCCACTTGCTGAGAGGCCAGCTCGGGGTGACTTAACTGGTGAAATATGCCATTGGGCAGATGGTTACCACTTAAATGTCAGACTATATGAGAAATTACTTTTAAGTGTATTTGACATGCTAGATGAAGGAAAGCTGACAGAG GAAGTGGAAGAAATTCTTGAACTTTTGAAGTCGACTTGGAGAGTTTTAGGAATCACGGAGACAATCCATCAAACCTGCTATGCATGGGTTTTATTTCGTCAG TATGTTATCACAAGGGAGCATGGGGTTTTGCTGCATGCTCTTgagcaattaaataaaataccaCTGATGGAGCAAAGAGGCCAACAAGAGAGGTTGCACTTGAAAAGCTTGCATTCTAAGGTTGAAGGCGAACGAGATATGTCTTTCTTACAGTCTTTCTTAACACCAATTCAGAGATGGACTGACAAGCAGCTTGGAGATTACCATCTGCATTTCAATGAG gGTTCAGCAACTATGGAAAAGATTGTAGCAGTTGCAATGATTACCAGGAGGCTTCTACTGGAAGAACCAGAAACT AGCACACAGTCCTTGCCAATTAGTGATCGTGATCAGATAGagatatatatatcatcatCAATTAAGAATGCATTTTCAAGG ACAGTGCAAGTTGTTGACAGAGTAGATATGTCACATGAGCATCCCTTGGCATTGCTTGCAGAAGAACTCAAGAAGTTCCTAAAAAAGGAATCAGCATCTTTCTTGCCTATTTTATCTCAGAGGCATCCTCAAGCAACTGTTGTATCTGCATCATTAGTTCACAAACTTTATGGCCACAGACTG aAACCCTTTTTGGATAGTGCAGAACATTTAAGTGAGGATGTCATTTCTGTATTTCCTGCAGCTGAAAGTCTAGAGCAGTTCATAATGGCACTTATTACATCTGTATGCCATGAAGAAAATGCTGAGATCCTGTTGAAGAAATTAAATCTCTACCAG ATTGAGATGAAATCTGGAACATTGGTGTTGCGTTGGGTCAATTCACAGCTTGGAAGAATTTTAGGTTGGGTAGAGCGGGTTATTCAGCAAGAG CATTGGGACCCGATATCTCCTCAACAACGACATGCTGGTTCTATTGTGGAAGTTTACAGGATTGTTGAGGAG ACGGTTGATCAATTTTTTGGTCTTAAAGTTCCAATGAGGTTTACAGAATTGAACAGCTTGTTTCGTGGCATTGACAATGCTCTCCAAGTGTATGCAAATAATGTAGTTAATGAGTTGG CAAGCAAGGAGGAACTGATACCACCTGTGCCTATTCTTACACGATACAAAAAGGAAGCTGGAATAAAGGCTTTTGTAAAGAAGGAACTGTTTGATGCTCGTGTGCCTGAACCTGATGAAACAAGGCCCAGCCAAATTAGTGTCCTTGCAACTCCAACACTTTGTGTTCAATTAAATACATTATAC TATGCAATTAGTCATCTGAATAAATTGGAAGACAACATCTGGGAGCGATGGACAAGTAAAAGGTCCCAAGAAAAACTCATAA AGAAATCCTTTGATGACAAGTCCAAAAGTTTTTCCCAAAAGGATACCTTTGAGGGAAGTAGAAAAGTTATAAATGCTGCTATGGACCGCATTTGTGAGTACACAG GAACTAAAATTGTCTTCTGTGATTTGAGAGTTCCATTTATGGACAACTTATATAAACCCAGTGTCTCTGGATGTAGGTTGGATGCACTTATAGAACCACTTGATATG gaACTTAGCCAACTTTGTGATATTGTTGTGGAGCCTCTCAGGGATCGCATAGTGACAAGTCTTCTTCAGGCATCATTG GATGGCTTACTCCGTGTTATCTTAGATGGGGGTCCATCGAGAGTTTTCTTCACCGGTGATGCAAAATTATTAGAGGAAGATCTGGAGGTGTTAAAG GAATTCTTTATATCTGGAGGTGACGGCCTCCCTCGGGGTGTAGTCGAAAATCAGGTTGCACGTGTTCGGCATGTGATCAAGTTGCACGGCTATGAG ACGCGAgagttgattgaagacttgaaatCTGCTAGTGGCATGGAAATGCAAGGTAGCAAAAGCAAATTGGGAACTGATTCCAAAACTCTATTAAGAATATTATGCCACAGGAGTGACTCAGAAGCCTCTCAATTTCTGAAGAAACAATACAAAATACCTAGTTCTTCTGCTTAG